CCAGCTCTCGGCACAAACCCATGCCCGGGCATGCCGTAAGGCCCGTATTTCTTTCCACCTTGAATTAAAGTGGCTTCGGTACACATGCAGGAAGTGTAGATTTTTTCCATCTTAAGCGGATCGGTTCCCGAGTTGGTAATCTTGAATTTGTGATTTACCTTGCCTTTTGCCATTGAAATTGAGCCGAAATCATAGAGTTCCTCATCAAGTTTCAGAAATCCGGCCGAGGCCGAAAGCGAGGCACTTTTTTGCGGCTGTATGTATTTTAGTCCCCATAATCCCCCGACAACCAAAATTGCTACAGTTAAAGTTAAAATAATTTTTCGCATATTTTAAGCAATAAAAAATAAAAACCCCTTATAGAGGTTTTGCGCCGCGATATAAATATGCCCGACCGGCAAATTTAAAATCGCGGTTTCAGTTAAAAGACGGGCTGTTTTCGTGTAGCGAAAGCCAGCGTAAATATTTTTCAGGAAAACGAACCGCGGCCGCGAACCAACGGCTCAAAACCGAAAAAGAAAAATCTTTGTTAACGTAAATATCCGCGGCCGAAGCTGTCAGATAAATAGCAACCGTAAACAAAACGGCAAGTACGGCAAAATTAAAAGCCGCGGAAAAAACGGCTAAAGAAAAACTCTTAAAGGCGTTGGAGTAAAAAGAAACTGCCCCGCTTATGCCTGGAGGACAGGCCGAACGGTTGACCGCGGCAGCTAAACATCCGCCGCGCATTTCGGCATTATGACCCATGGCCAAAAACCCAAAAATCGCGATTGCGATGAAACCAAAAAGTATGAAATTAACCAAAAACTTGTTCACTATTGCATTATAGTCCTCGTCCAAATCAAGGTCAACAAACCCCTCAACTTCGTTCAGGGCAAACAAAAAACGCGCTGTCGGGCGCGTTGTTTCAACCTTAATCAGTGCCGAGATTCACAATCATCTTACGTTCAAGGGTTTCACCGGCTATTATTTGAATCCCGCCTGTGTGTCTTAAGTTGTTAAAATTTACGTAGGGCTTGCCGTTGTATTCTACAAAAATACTATACTCCGCCGCTTCAAGCTCTATACTAAATTCTCCGTTTTCATCCGTATCTACCACAACGACTGGCTCTTGAGATCCGAGATACAGATCGCCGGGCGGCCATCCGTCTTTTCCATATTTATAGTCAAGAATTTCTTTGCAAGACGCTTCCCATGCGCCAATACATTCTTTGCAGAAAATTGGCGGGCTGTAAATAAAAATCCTTGTTTTAAATGGCACAACTTTTCCTCTAGGCATTGGTGGCATAAAATCGCCCGTCCGTTTAAAAGCCTGGCCTTTCAGCAGCCCCCTCATTCCTAAAACCTCCTCTCAAAAAACACCCGACCCCATCTTTGCATATTCAGTAAAAAATCGCAACCTAACCAATTTTTAATTGGCTTTTAATCAAATCAAAAACCGGCCAAACAATCACAAGTCACACAATTCAGACGGCCGTCCGAATTATATGACTTACTATATTTGCCATATTTGTGTTACACAACTTCTTCTATAAGAAACAATTTAATATATGGGATAACGCGGTAGGATCGTATAATTTCTTCAGTTTCTTTGTAAACATCGTAGGGGCACACCCACGCACTTTGCTGGAGTTTTTGATAACCCAGATTTATCAACGCCTCTCTCAATAATCCCCTCGTCCGCCTTTGCTTCTCCGGAATATCAAAAATGATCATTACCCATCTCCCGTCTTTTCGTCTTTTCTTTTGCTTTGATTTCCACCTTGCCAAAAGCACCCTTTTGGCGCCTTTGGGCGTAAGAATAATCCCCCTTGTGCCCTCAAGAGCTTTCACCTTTATATATCCTCTTTCTCCTAAATTCTTAATAAACTGACTGAATTTGGTTCTGGCTTTCAATATTTGATACTCGCGTCTCAAGCGATGCTCTTCGGGGTAAACAACTTGATGCATCGTGTGCGGTGCTAAGACATCATATGCTTTATCCATTTTCTCAATAAATAGATAGAGTTTCCATAAAAACGCATCGGTAATTGGTAATTTCACGATGTTTTAATTATACATCAATTTAAAACACAAGGTAATATGATTCAGACGGCCGTCTGAATTATATGACTTGGGTTTTATTTATCTTCAAAATATTTTCTGCCTTTAAGCTTATCGGGCATCAAATCCTCGCTGGTGTATTTCTCATAACCTTTGCCGTAGTTTAAATTCTTCATCAATTTTGTGGACGCGTTTCGGATTTTAAGCGGAATCGGGAGGTTACCGTGATCTTTTGCGTCTTTCATCGCCGACATCAATCCGTCGTAAGCCCTGCGGTCTTTTTTGCACTGCGCCAAATACGCGACTCCATGAGCCAGATTTATCGCGCATTCGGGAAGTCCTATTGTTTCAACCGCGCGAAAGACCTCGTTAGCGACAACAAGCGCTGTCGGCTGGGCTAAACCAATATCTTCGGATGCAAAAATAACCATTCTGCGAGCGATAAATTTCGGGTCTTCGCCCGCGTCCACCATTCGCGCCAAATAATATAAAGCCGCATCCGGCTGGCTCGCGCGCATGCTTTTTATAAACGCGCTGATGGTATTATAATGTTCCTCGCCTTTTTTATCGTATCGTAAATGTTTTGATTGCAACGCGGATTTCAAATTTTCTAAATTAACTTTGCCATACAAATTATCCGTTGTTTCAAGCAAATTAAGAGCTTGGCGGGCGTCGCCGTTGGCCATGGCAATAAGCCAATTTTGCGCGTCTTTTGGCATATTCATTTTAGTTCTGCGTATAATCCGCGTCATTTCGGCATTGTTTAATTCATTCATTACAAAAACACGGCAACGGGATAAAAGCGCGGGGATGACTTCAAAACTGGGATTTTCAGTGGTTGCGCCGATTAAAGTTAAACGCCCCGACTCAACAAAAGGCAATAAAAAATCCTGCTGGGCTTTATTGAAACGATGAATCTCGTCTAAAAATAAAATTTTACTTTTCTCGCCCAACTTGCCCTGATTGGTTCCAAGAATTTCTTTTATGTCTTCTTTTCCGGCCGAAACCGCCGAAAGTTCGTGAAGTTCGGCGTCAAGATTTCTTGCGTAAATCCGCGCGAGTGTTGTTTTGCCCACCCCCGGCGGGCCCCAAAAAATAAATGAAAAAAGGTGTCGTTTGCGAACGGCCTCATAAATCGGCTTTCCCTTGCCAGCCAAATGCCCCTGCCCCACGAATTCCCTTAAATTTTTTGGCCTGATTTTTGCCGCTAGCGGTTCCATAACGACTTAATTCTAATAAAAAAACCGCCTCGCGTGAAGCGGGACGGCTGGCTATTCGTGGTTTTTTGAAAACCATTTGGCAAATTTCGTAGCGGCGTTACTATCTCTTTTTTTGCGCCACAAGGCGCGCTCCCCATCGTTCATTTCGGCAATAGTTTTTGTATAACCCTCCGGAACAAAAATCTGCCACAAACCCGACCACGCCTCTTTCGTCAACTCGCCTTTTGGCTTATTCGAAACAGAGCCCAAAATTGTGTCTTCAAAAAATTTTACATTCTCGCCGTCATCGGTATAAGCAAGACACTCGCGAAATTCGCATTTGCGCGTCCTTTTTTTGACAAGCACCATAATCCCCTCCGGCCCAAGCGTCATAAAAGCGAATCTGACAAACGTCCCCGGAAAGTTCGGCCAAGCGTGGAGATAAAAACCAGAATCCTGCACAATCACGGGCTTTTTTATCAATTTATATGCCGCCAAAACTTTCTGTCTGGCAATTTCTTTTAGGTCCATCAATTGCGGCTCCGGCAATTCTCTATCTATGTGCTCAATTTCAATCCCATACGGCTCAAAAACGGTCTTAAATGAAGCGACTTTACCGGGATTCGTGGTTACCAGACAAATTTTAGACATACGCCTTCTCCGCAAATATAACCAAATCCTAAATTAGGTTATCAGAAAATACACTTATTGCAATATTTCAAAAATTTTGGAGGGGCGGCGGGCTCCTTTTATCATACGAACGCGCGATGCGGGGATTTTTAAATGTTCGGCAAGAGCGCGGATAACCGCGCGGTTGGCCTCGCCCCGTTCGGCTTTTGCTTTTACGCAAATCTCAAAATGATTTTCTGATTTACGCGAAATCCCCTCTTTTTTCGCGCCGGCAAAAACTTTTACTTTAATTAACATAATTATTCATATCTCACCGGAGGCATTTTTAAGAAATTTAAAAACTCAAGTTTATTTTATTCTTATTTTTTTCTCGTTTCGTCCGGCGTAATAATCGCACTTTTTGCACTCCAAATCGTCTCCCGGGTAAGGTTTTTCAAGAAAATCAACCATTTCTTTGAGTTTCTTTTCAAAATTTTTGGCGTCAATTTTCACTTCGTCCACATGACTCGCGAATTTCACTTCTGTTGACGGGTCGTTTTTGTCTTTGACGAAATAGTGCAGCAAAAAGGCGCGGTCTGACGGCTTATATCCGTTTTTCAAAAACATATAGCCATAGGCGGCAAGTTGGTCGCGGTAATATTTCTGCTTGTCTTCAGCCGGCGCGTTGCCGGATGATTTGTAATCGGCCGGAATAAAGCGGCCGTCCGATTCCACAAAAACATCGTCAATTTTTCCGACAAGTTCGTAACCCGAATTTTCATTTACCACTTTAAGCGCGCTGGAATTGGTCCGCCACTCGTTGAGAAGTTCCAGATCGTCAAAAGTCCTTATGCCCATTTTCTCAAGCTCCTTGGATTCCGGCGGAAATTTTTTGTCGGCGCGGTATTTGTCGTATCTGGTCTTTAAAATGCTGTCCATCGCCGTATTTAAAGCCAACGGCAGCATCGGCGGTTTTCTATGATGATTCTCAAGCCAAAAACAGGCCTTGCATTCCGTATAAGAATAAAGCCCGCTCGGGCTCAACTTCCATAATCCATTTTTTGTTTTCATGATTTTGGTTTTTTGTTCTTTTTTAAGTGTTTAAAAATCTCAATTTGACGAAGGCGCCTTTCGGCTTCTTTTTTTGTGTTATATCTTCCAAAAACTCTGCCTGTTTTTTCCGACGTCACCACATACTGTCCCTTGACTTTTTTAATCACGTACCTATAATAACACCGGACGTTGTTAAGCATAAGGGGGATGCCGTGAAAATTCTACGCGCTCTTCTTAAGGCGCTAAATCCTCTCATCTGGCTTATTAATCTGTTTATGTACTTTGCGCATCTTGAGGGTCAGAGATCTTGTAAAGAATATCATCCTTATGATTTTTTCTGGGATCTAAAATATTTTTAAGGCCGAACCGCCCAACCCTCTTGGGCGGTTTCAATTGTTGCAAAGCATTTAATTATTCATATAATGTATAGAGAAGTTCCCTTTAAATTCATTCCGCAGTAGCTCAATGGTAGAGCAGCTCCCTGTGAATAAAATAGTTCGTTTTTTGTGGTATACTTAAATGTGTATGCCAAAAGAAAAACGAACATACGCCGACCGCCGAGAGTATTTAAAAATGGCAGTGACCAAAAGACGACGAAGATTAAAAACACTGCTTGTAGAATATAAAGGCGGGAAATGCACGGTCTGCAGTTATAATAAAACCCCGTGGGCAATGGATCTTCATCATGTTGATGAATCCAAGAAATCATTTGATATGTCCTCACGCGGACTTACCCGCTCATGGGAACGTCTTAAAAAAGAGGCAGATAAGTGTGTGTTGCTTTGTGCAAATTGTCACAGAGAAATACACGCCGGCGTAACGCAGCTTCCTAAAGTAATTTAGGTTGAAAAATCTCGGGATAACGGTGAAGCCCTAAATCTTTTGCATTAGATTGGGTAATACCGTGGGAACCTTTGCTTGTTCGGGGTTTACTCCGAGCGAAGTCGAGGAGCGCCGTAGAGACTAGATACCGAGATCCCGCCATTCATTTGAAATATTATTTAATGGAGGGGGGGAAAGATATAGTCCAACCCTAAAAGTAATTTTAGGACCGTTGTAAGGAGTTGGTTGTAGGTTCGAATCCTACCTGCGGAGCCAATAAACTAGATACGAACTCATTTTTTGAAGATTAGACCTCTATCAGAGGTCGTATCCAGCGCGGTTGACAATCGCTTGACAATTGAATATAGATTGCTTGGGTTTTGTGCCGCAAAACGCCCCGCCCCCGCCTCCGGCATATGCCGGAGGCGGGGGGTTTTAGGTTGAAATCAGGCCAAAAATGTGGGAAAGTAAGGGGGATATGAAGAATCTCATGGAAAAATTGAAAAAGGTGCTTATCAAAGAGATGTTTACACATTCGGTGTTCCGCTTGATGATTTAATCAAGTAGAAATATGTCGGTTTTTCTTAAAAAATATTTGGCTGAAAAAGTAGCTCTTCAAAAAATGGCCGGCTCTTTGAACCGCCTATCTTCTGTCTTGGCAAAATCAACGATTGACCTCAACCCGTATCAAATTCATGCGGCTCTTTACGCATTTAACAGTCCGCTTTCTCGTGGCGCAATTTTGGCCGATGAAGTCGGCTTGGGTAAGACGATTGAAGCCGGCATTATCATATCCCAACTTTGGGCCGAAGGGAAGAGAAAGATATTAATTCTTGCCCCGGCCTCGTTAAGAAAACAGTGGCAAGATGAGTTGCTTTCAAAATTTGGAATTGAATCAGAAGTTTGGGACGGCCCCTCTTTTAGGGCGCAAACAGACATGGGAGAAAAGACACCCCTAACTTACAGTGGCGTTTTTATAATTTCTTACCATTTTGCTTACAGCCACCTTGAATTGATAAGGAAGCAAGGTTGGGCTGTTGTTGTAATAGATGAAGCCCATCGTTTTAGGCGTGTGTTCAAGGGAAGAGATGCCTCAAAAATGGCATACGACATTCGGGAAATAATAAAAGATAAACCAAAGGTTTTGCTGACGGCAACACCCCTGCAAAACAGCCTTGAGGAATTATACGGGATAGCAAGTTTTATAGACGACAAGCTTCTCGGATCATCCTATAGTTTCAAAACGAAGTTCATACAGCCGATAAAGGACCAGTCGGGGTTAGCTAAATTGAGATTGGAGGAATTGAGGGCATTGATACGCGGGGAAGAAGGCGACGACCCGTCGTCAATCTCCGGAGTAATTACACGGACTTTGAGAAAACAAGTTTTGGAGTATGTGCAATTTACCGACAGGACATCAATGACTTTTGACTTTACTCCCACCGAGGAAGAAGTTGAATTGTACGAGAAAGTTTCCGCATACCTCCAGCGTCCTAATGTGGCGGCCATTACCGCGACGCAGAGAAATTTGATGATTCTCGTTTACAGAAAATTATTGGCCAGTTCGTCGTTCGCCATAGCCGACACCCTGAAGAAGTTAAGTGAGAATCTAAAAAACGAATTGAAGTTGCGAAATAAAGAAGCAGTGGCCGAGGAGTTGAATCCGGAGTCAACGGCAGATGAGGGCCTTTTGGAAGAATTTGAAGAATCAGAATTGGAGGGAGTAGAACAAGGTCAGAAGAAAGAAAAGCAACGCGTTGACGATACTTTTAGCGATGACGACATAAAAAAGGAAATAGAGGAGTTGGAAGGATATTATTCATTGGCAGTCAAAATTAAAGAAAACACAAAGGGTAAAGCGTTGATTAACGCCTTGTCGCAACTTTTCAAACAGGCCAGAGAAAAGAAGTGGCCTGAAAAAGCTGTGGTGTTCACAGAGTCAACGCGCACTCAGGACTATCTTTTAAAACTTCTCAAAGAAGCCGGAATTTCTTTTACGGAATTCAACGGGTCAAATAACTCGCCCGAAGCACGAGAGGCATTCAATCGTTGGAAAAAGGAGTTTCCAGAAGCGGCATCTGTTGGTTCAGCATCTGCCAACACGCGCCAAGCTCTTATTCATGACTTCAGAACAAATACACAAGTCTTGCTTACCACAGAAGCGGGGGCGGAAGGATTAAACCTCCAGTTTGCAAATATTGTCATCAATTATGATTTGCCGTGGAATCCTCAAAGAGTGGAACAGAGAATCGGCCGTTGCCACCGCTACGGCCAAAAGCACCAAGTGGTAGTTGCGAATTTTCTTAATACAAAAAATTACGCCGATAAGCGAGTACTGGAATTGTTGAGCGAGAAACTAAATTTATTTAACGGACTTTTTGGAAGTTCCGATGAGATTCTTGGCGCTTTGGAATCCGGTCTTGATTTTGAAAAGAAGATACTTGAAATTTATCAAAACAGCAGAAGCCCTGAAGAATACGACAAAGCGTTTACAGAACTACAGGAAAGCTTGAAAGATGTTATCTCAAAAACAACCTTGCAATATAGAAACTTGTTATTGGAAAGCGCGGATCAAGCTGTTGCCGCATTATTCAAAAAAACGGAAGCGGAAACTAAAAAAGCGATTTCAGATTTTGACAGGGATTTGCTTTTTCTCTGCAAGCTCACGCTGGAAGAAAAGATAAAACCAACCGAGGATGAGGCGATTTTTGTGATAGATGGTTATAAATTTCCGATTGCTTTTCGAGAGCTTCGCGATGATGAAGAAGGTAAAATTTCCCGCGCGCACAAAGACCATCCAGTCATCAGTAAAATTATTGAAGATAATTTGAAACTGCAAACTAAGCCGATACCTTCTTTGATTTTTGAGCTTTCAAAACACGGCGGTAAAATATCCCAGTTGAGCGACGCTAAAGTAAAAGAAGGATTTATATTTCTTTGGAAGTTAAAGATAGCCGGAGTCGAGACGGAAGAAATTTTAGTGCCGCTCGTTTTTCTCGAAAAAACAGAAGGCGAATTCAGCGCATTGGATGTGGCAATTGCCAATGAATTCATTGATGTGGAAAGTGTTGATTCTGAAAAAACACTTGAGAGTTCGCCTATTAAAAAAGAGTTTTTGCTTCAAACTTGGGAAAAATGGAAAAAGCCAGTTGTAGAAAGGTATCAGAAAAGAAATGAGCGTCTTTTTGACAGGGAGACGAACAGGATAAACCGATATTACGACGACTACGCGCTTCGTGTTGAAGATAGGATGAAAAAGTCGGAAAATGAACAAAAGGATGTAAATCGTAGGAGAGATAATTCCTCCGACTTGGAAGAAAGGCGGAAGTTGCTCAAGCGAATTCAAGACATCAATATTGCTTTGGACAAGCTAAGAATCCAGCAGTTGAAGTTGAGACAAGAAGGTGCGAAATTGCGAGAAAAAGAACTGGACAATCTTTGGAAAACTCTGGAGCCGAAAATTTCCGAAGAAATGATTGCGATAACGCATTTCACCATTCAATAATATGTCAACGGAAATTAAACAAAAAAAACAGGACTTGGGAATTTTTTACACCGACCAGAGAATCGTGAGTTTTATATATGATATTCTTTCTGTCTGGAAAGCAAAAGAGGACGAGGATTTAAAGCGTTGGGAGAGTCGAAAACCTCATGCTCACTATCCGTCAGTTATTGATCCGGCTTGCGGCGAGGGAATCTTCTTAAAGAAAGCAGTGGAGTCCGGTTTTACCGGATACAATCCTACACATAAAGTGCCATATATTTTCGGTATTGATATAGATGAATCGGTTGTTGATAAATGGGAATCTGTTGAGCTTCTAAATTTTTTCCACGAAGACAGAAGGGCAATGAAAAATCACTTTTATGGCCAAAACGGATTGCTTAATCTGCCGAATAGAAAATTGCCTTACAAAAAAATGGAAGACGGACTTGTACAATTTGATGCGGTTGTTGGTAATCCGCCGTATGGAGGCATCGGTCTTAAAGAAGAAGAAATGAGGGGCAAATTGGCGGCATCCCTTTTGGAGTACGAGATATGGAAATACGCTTTTGATATACAAATAAGCAAGCAGGGAAATATGTTTGGATCCATGGCCTCTCAAAAGGACATTGTAAATAGATTGAGAAATATGCCCATCGAAATTTTATTTCTAGAGAGATTTATACAACTTGCAAAGCCGGGCGGTTGGATAGCTATCATTATTCCAGACGGCATTTTAACCAATTCAAATTCTCACTATGTACGCGAATTTGTTAGCGAGAAAGCAAGAGTGGAAGCAATTGTTTCTTTGCCGCGAGACGCTTTCAAAAATGTTGGCACAACAGCCAAAACCAGCATTTTATTTTTACAAAAATATAAAGACCAAGGGAAAGAGCGAGATTTAAACTATCCGGTTTTTCTCGCTTCAGTCGAATCTCTTGAAGAAAAATATTTTAAAATTATAAAAGATGCTTACCAAAAGCATTATACAAAAATATGAGCAAGAAAAATTTAGTTCAAATAACAACAGATGAAAAAGGTCGGGAAATCGTAATGGTACGAGTGGATAAAACCCTGAAAGAAATGATGGAAGAAAAACCATCAAGTAGATGGAATGCTGCTTACTGGCATCCAACCTATGTTAAAAATTCAGAAGAAATAGCAGCAAGTAATTTTTCTGTAATTAAAATAGGCGACGCGGAAGAAAGATTGACTTATGGCGCAATCGTTACTGGCGGGAAAAATTATGAGGGGAAGGGAGTATTTTTAGTCAATCAGGGAGATATCCAATTTACCGGATTAGATAATACGAATTTGAAAGAAGTTAAAAAAGCTTCTCCTTGGAATATTGAACGCGCAAAGGTTAAACTTAATTCTTTGATTTTAGCTCGATCTGGAGTTGGAGGAGTTGGTAAAAATCGAATTACTATTATAACCAAGCCAATGAATGCGGTGGTAGATAGTTTTGTTGATGTTTTAGACCTAGACGATAAAAAAATTAATCCTGTTTATGTACTTGTCTTTTGGAAAACTATGTTTGGGAAATTACAAATTGAAAGAATAATAAATGGCGTTGGAACTGTAAATATTAGTTTTGATGAAATTAGAGAAATGAAAATACTTGATATTTCGGAAGGTGTTCAAGGCAATATTGAATCCGAATATAAAAAAATATCTGTCTTTCACGACAAGGCAATGGAAGCAAAGAAAAAGGGCAAGGATGTGGAATACAAAGCTAACATGGAAACCGCCGAGAGAATGCTGAAAGATTTAATCGCTAAAACCGAAGCCGTTATTCGCGGCGAGAAAAAAGATGTAATTTAATTTTTATGCCAGAACAAAGGTCGGAAAATTCTTATATCGTAAACGACATCTTACCGTTTCTGGCAAGCAATTTTGGCTACCCGATTCATGACGCGGAGCGAGTAAAAATAAACGATGTTCCGATTTTTCGGCCAAGCGGCGGCAGAAGTGGGTCCACAATTGATATTGTCTACTATCATAACGGGGAGCCAGTTCTTCTCATTGAAGCAAAAACTAAACATAAAACTCATGAGTCCGCATTGATAGAAGCAAAGAATTATCTAAAAAACTTTCCCATAGACAAACCGGAGTTTGCTCCGTCTGGCTTGCCCCCAAAAATTTTGGCAACAACAGTCGGTAAAAACATTAAATTTTACAAATGGAGCATAGATTATTCAAAACCAATTCCGGATTTTATAACCGAAGAAATTGAGGTTTTATCATTTGAGAAGTTGCTTTCCTACTACGGATTAATTAAAGAATATAAGGCGCGCATTTTAGAGCCCAAAAACTTTGCCACGGATTTTTTTGACGAACTAATTTCTATTTTCAAATTTCATAAAAAAGAGAAAAAAATAACAAAGGATGTTGTCAAAGAAGTTGTTTATCAAATTCACAATTATTTGCTGAATCCAAAAAAATACACCGGCGATTATCCTTACACCGAATTGGACTTACAAGGACAAAAAGCCGTTCGCGATCTGTTTAAGCGATTTGATTTTGTCGCTTCGCTTGGCCCGGAAATAGCCAAAGAATTTCGCAAGTCGATTTTGAGATCTTTTCAAGGCGAAGAATTCAATCAGTACCTTACCGAAAAATGCGTTATAGATTTTGTTTTCGGTCTGATTGGCAAATTGAACAAACACACGAAAGTTTTGGATTTCGAGTGTGGTAGTGGAGGATTTTTGGCGACGGCAGTCAATCAGAACAATTTGGATTTGGAAAATGTGATGGGGATTGATATTGAGGACTTGCCTTATATCATCGCCAAAACTTACTTTGCTCTGTACTTCGGAAAAACCGGTGAGGGGTTGAATCTTGTCCCAATAAAGAAAGATAACGGCTTGTTTTATCACGGCAAGAATTGGGATTTAGTTGTGGGCAATCCCGCCGGAAGCAGTAAATACGAACATGGCGATGAAGATAAAATTTTTGAGAATCTAAATAGTGATTTAAATAACGACGACAAAAAAGATAAAATTTCGGAGTACAATTTGTCAATTCAGCAAGCGATTCAATCCGCTCGCGTTGGCGGCAAGATTTGTTTGATACTGCCTGAAGGAGTGTTTTCAAATTCTCAAGACGAGTTTTTAAGAAAATATATCGCCAAATATTGCAATATATTGGCAATCGTGAGCTTGCCACCGGGGTCGTTCAGAAGAGGAACAACAGTAAGCCAGTTAAGGAGAGGCGCACAATCTGCTTCAATGAAAATGTCTATTGTGTACGCGGAAAAAACCAGAGAGGTCAGGAAAAAAGAAGGATTGGAAGTTGATTTGAGGCATTTGGACTACCCGATATTTTTAGCGCACATTGATAAGGTTGATTCCGGATCAGGCGAAATCAGTGAATGGCTGGAGGAAAGATTAAACGTTGTGTTGGAGCAATGGAAAGAGTGGCAGAATAAAGCTGAATTGAATGATATTGAAAAAATAACCACAAAGCTTGATAAAGAAGAAAAGATAAAAGAAAATCAAAAAACTTTGTTTAGCAAGGTCGAGCTCGACAAGACAAACATAGAAAAAAGTAAAAAGATAAAACCAAAAGAGGGTAAGTCAGAAACAAAGATAAGCAAAAACTTGGAAGATTTATTAAGTTAAAAATATGAAAAAAGATAATAAAACAATAGGTATTACAATTCGTTTTTTCACCAACGATCTGCCGGGTCGTGTAGGAACCAAAAAGGAACACACACCATTTTGGACTTGTGGCAACGTTCATCTCGAGGCGAACAAAACAAAAGGAATAAAACCTCAAGATGAAATGTTCAATTACTTTGAAGATATTCCCCGCGCAATTAAGGTGGTTTTAAGCAAAAGTAAATTGGTAGCCGTTGAAGATGTTGCGTATAGCATGAGAGCAGAGAAAAGAAGAAAAACAAGTTGATCAGCTCGTCTATGGTTCGATAAACTCACCACAGGTAAACTCTACACCCTCACCCCGGAGGAAATTAAGGTTGTGGAAAATTGATTTGCATTTTCAAAAATTTATGTCCTAACTTTAAAACCAAGTTGATTTTTTAAATAAAATATGCTAGACTTAAACTAAAGTAGATAAAAAATTGAGAGATTAATAAATCGGGGGTTCGCTAAACATTTTTTGTGACGCAACCTCATTCATCCCTCCGATTCACGGAAAGATGCTCGTCCGAAAACGGCGGCATCTCAAGAAAAACGGACGGGATAGGTCCGTTTTTTTGTTTGCTGAGTCGAAAAACAGTAATTATTAATTCATTGCTTGTCAAAATATATGATAACTTTAGAGCTTGTTTTCGCAGTTATAACAACCGTCCTTACTCTAGCCAATATTTTTCAGTGGTTTGATCACAGATCAAAAAATAAAGCACTGCAAAGCTTTCTGGAAGCTATTCACGACATCTCTAAAAGGTTAGAGGGGGTAAG
The genomic region above belongs to Candidatus Niyogibacteria bacterium and contains:
- the cas2 gene encoding CRISPR-associated endonuclease Cas2; amino-acid sequence: MKLPITDAFLWKLYLFIEKMDKAYDVLAPHTMHQVVYPEEHRLRREYQILKARTKFSQFIKNLGERGYIKVKALEGTRGIILTPKGAKRVLLARWKSKQKKRRKDGRWVMIIFDIPEKQRRTRGLLREALINLGYQKLQQSAWVCPYDVYKETEEIIRSYRVIPYIKLFLIEEVV
- a CDS encoding PD-(D/E)XK nuclease family protein, whose protein sequence is MKTKNGLWKLSPSGLYSYTECKACFWLENHHRKPPMLPLALNTAMDSILKTRYDKYRADKKFPPESKELEKMGIRTFDDLELLNEWRTNSSALKVVNENSGYELVGKIDDVFVESDGRFIPADYKSSGNAPAEDKQKYYRDQLAAYGYMFLKNGYKPSDRAFLLHYFVKDKNDPSTEVKFASHVDEVKIDAKNFEKKLKEMVDFLEKPYPGDDLECKKCDYYAGRNEKKIRIK
- a CDS encoding DUF167 domain-containing protein; the protein is MLIKVKVFAGAKKEGISRKSENHFEICVKAKAERGEANRAVIRALAEHLKIPASRVRMIKGARRPSKIFEILQ
- a CDS encoding DEAD/DEAH box helicase, whose product is MSVFLKKYLAEKVALQKMAGSLNRLSSVLAKSTIDLNPYQIHAALYAFNSPLSRGAILADEVGLGKTIEAGIIISQLWAEGKRKILILAPASLRKQWQDELLSKFGIESEVWDGPSFRAQTDMGEKTPLTYSGVFIISYHFAYSHLELIRKQGWAVVVIDEAHRFRRVFKGRDASKMAYDIREIIKDKPKVLLTATPLQNSLEELYGIASFIDDKLLGSSYSFKTKFIQPIKDQSGLAKLRLEELRALIRGEEGDDPSSISGVITRTLRKQVLEYVQFTDRTSMTFDFTPTEEEVELYEKVSAYLQRPNVAAITATQRNLMILVYRKLLASSSFAIADTLKKLSENLKNELKLRNKEAVAEELNPESTADEGLLEEFEESELEGVEQGQKKEKQRVDDTFSDDDIKKEIEELEGYYSLAVKIKENTKGKALINALSQLFKQAREKKWPEKAVVFTESTRTQDYLLKLLKEAGISFTEFNGSNNSPEAREAFNRWKKEFPEAASVGSASANTRQALIHDFRTNTQVLLTTEAGAEGLNLQFANIVINYDLPWNPQRVEQRIGRCHRYGQKHQVVVANFLNTKNYADKRVLELLSEKLNLFNGLFGSSDEILGALESGLDFEKKILEIYQNSRSPEEYDKAFTELQESLKDVISKTTLQYRNLLLESADQAVAALFKKTEAETKKAISDFDRDLLFLCKLTLEEKIKPTEDEAIFVIDGYKFPIAFRELRDDEEGKISRAHKDHPVISKIIEDNLKLQTKPIPSLIFELSKHGGKISQLSDAKVKEGFIFLWKLKIAGVETEEILVPLVFLEKTEGEFSALDVAIANEFIDVESVDSEKTLESSPIKKEFLLQTWEKWKKPVVERYQKRNERLFDRETNRINRYYDDYALRVEDRMKKSENEQKDVNRRRDNSSDLEERRKLLKRIQDINIALDKLRIQQLKLRQEGAKLREKELDNLWKTLEPKISEEMIAITHFTIQ
- a CDS encoding HNH endonuclease, with translation MPKEKRTYADRREYLKMAVTKRRRRLKTLLVEYKGGKCTVCSYNKTPWAMDLHHVDESKKSFDMSSRGLTRSWERLKKEADKCVLLCANCHREIHAGVTQLPKVI
- a CDS encoding DUF1573 domain-containing protein; the encoded protein is MRKIILTLTVAILVVGGLWGLKYIQPQKSASLSASAGFLKLDEELYDFGSISMAKGKVNHKFKITNSGTDPLKMEKIYTSCMCTEATLIQGGKKYGPYGMPGHGFVPRAGQTLAPNEEAEILVEFDPAAHGPTGIGYIEREVIIEDDSGPVAEFMIKATVTP
- a CDS encoding replication-associated recombination protein A, producing MEPLAAKIRPKNLREFVGQGHLAGKGKPIYEAVRKRHLFSFIFWGPPGVGKTTLARIYARNLDAELHELSAVSAGKEDIKEILGTNQGKLGEKSKILFLDEIHRFNKAQQDFLLPFVESGRLTLIGATTENPSFEVIPALLSRCRVFVMNELNNAEMTRIIRRTKMNMPKDAQNWLIAMANGDARQALNLLETTDNLYGKVNLENLKSALQSKHLRYDKKGEEHYNTISAFIKSMRASQPDAALYYLARMVDAGEDPKFIARRMVIFASEDIGLAQPTALVVANEVFRAVETIGLPECAINLAHGVAYLAQCKKDRRAYDGLMSAMKDAKDHGNLPIPLKIRNASTKLMKNLNYGKGYEKYTSEDLMPDKLKGRKYFEDK